A stretch of Dermochelys coriacea isolate rDerCor1 chromosome 6, rDerCor1.pri.v4, whole genome shotgun sequence DNA encodes these proteins:
- the GPR152 gene encoding probable G-protein coupled receptor 152: MEPFNTSHSNGTELFIPESWRAAFLIGTLGIGLPANAFIIWLTGWRLQRQGLSVFILSLATSDFLFLSITVMQIMETLLDDSWVLGAPMCRLRHFLYDLSYHCSLFLLATLSVDRCLLVLLPLWYRCHRPLRLSSYICLGAWLVAALLSIKGFIFADVILWSDGTLICTNIRGKYEWPLRLLEVLLEGLFPFIIMVITHAATLARTFRRHTRPPSQFYRIVAATLSAYVLLNLPFQIIQLLFLASLEHKEFNNRIFPFMVYFSYLINLNSSINPLIYIFFGSNVCMGCSCHTASSLATTLTKEEGKSAGDTPSKSFSA; encoded by the coding sequence ATGGAGCCGTTTAACACCTCACACTCCAATGGGACGGAACTCTTTATACCGGAATCATGGCGGGCAGCCTTCCTGATCGGCACGCTGGGCATCGGGCTGCCAGCCAACGCCTTCATCATCTGGCTGACAGGGTGGCGGCTGCAGCGCCAGGGCCTGTCCGTCTTCATCCTAAGCCTTGCCACCTctgacttcctcttcctctccatcACAGTCATGCAGATCATGGAGACCCTGCTGGACGACAGCTGGGTGCTGGGCGCCCCCATGTGCCGCCTGCGCCACTTCCTCTATGACTTGAGCTACCACTGCAGCCTCTTCCTGCTGGCCACCCTCAGTGTGGACCGCtgcctgctggtgctgctgccccTCTGGTACCGCTGCCACCGCCCCCTGCGTCTCTCCAGCTACATCTGCCTTGGTGCCTGGCTGGTGGCCGCCCTGCTCAGCATCAAGGGCTTTATCTTTGCCGACGTCATCCTGTGGTCGGACGGCACGCTCATCTGCACCAACATCCGAGGCAAATACGAGTGGCCCCTGCGCCTGCTGGAGGTGCTGCTAGAGGGACTCTTCCCCTTCATCATCATGGTGATCACCCATGCTGCCACCTTGGCCCGCACCTTCCGGCGCCACACTCGGCCCCCCAGCCAGTTCTACCGCATCGTGGCCGCCACCCTGTCAGCCTATGTGCTGCTCAACCTCCCTTTCCAGATCATCCAGCTGCTCTTCTTGGCCTCCTTGGAGCACAAGGAGTTCAACAATCGCATCTTCCCCTTCATGGTCTACTTCAGCTACCTGATCAACCTCAACAGCAGCATCAACCCTCTCATCTACATCTTCTTCGGCTCCAACGTCTGCATGGGCTGCAGCTGCCACACAGCCTCCTCCCTTGCCACGACCCTCaccaaggaggaagggaagagtgCTGGGGACACACCCAGCAAGTCCTTCTCAGCTTAG